A genome region from Salvia splendens isolate huo1 chromosome 19, SspV2, whole genome shotgun sequence includes the following:
- the LOC121780467 gene encoding probable methyltransferase PMT21 produces MKHKDGKPIHQHDKVSRKVPMAIMFVVLCGFSFYLGGIFCSEKDKYATNEVAKVAKNPKEKPVIPAAGALHIKAVKFNECPADFQDYTPCTDPKRWKKFSLHRLSFMERHCPPVFEKKECLVPPPDGYKLPIRWPKSKDECWYRNVPYDWINKQKSNQHWLKKEGEKFLFPGGGTMFPNGVSEYVDKMQDLIPGMKDGTVRTAIDTGCGVASWGGDLLDRGILTVSLAPRDNHEAQVQFALERGIPAVLGIISTQRLPFPSSSFDMAHCSRCLIPWTEFGGIYLLEVHRILRPGGFWVLSGPPVNYENHWRGWNTTIEDQKTNYEKLQELLTSMCFKLYSKKDDIAVWQKLSDSSCYKKLETPDTYPPKCDDGTEPDSAWYTPIRPCVVVPDQKYKKIALNTLAKWPERLHTAPERVSDVRGGSDGAFKHDDSKWKTRAKHYKKLVPAIGTDKIRNVMDMNTLYGGFAAALIDAPLWVMNTISSYSSNTLGVIYDRGLIGTYHDWCEAFSTYPRTYDLLHLDGLFTAESHRCEMKYVLLEMDRILRPNGYAIIRESSYFVDAVEALAKGMKWGCRKEETEYGSEQEKILICQKKLWYSSKQSSR; encoded by the exons ATGAAGCACAAGGATGGGAAACCGATTCATCAGCATGATAAGGTTTCTAGGAAAGTTCCCATGGCAATAATGTTTGTGGTGCTGTGTGGATTTTCATTCTACTTGGGTGGGATATTCTGTTCGGAGAAGGACAAATATGCAACTAACGAGGTTGCTAAGGTGGCCAAGAATCCGAAGGAAAAGCCTGTGATTCCAGCTGCAGGGGCATTGCACATCAAAGCTGTGAAGTTCAACGAATGCCCTGCTGATTTCCAAGATTACACCCCTTGCACAGATCCTAAG agGTGGAAGAAGTTCAGCCTCCACCGGCTTTCATTCATGGAGCGACATTGCCCTCCTGTGTTTGAGAAGAAGGAGTGCTTAGTCCCGCCTCCGGATGGTTATAAGTTGCCTATTAGATGGCCGAAGAGCAAGGACGAATGTTGGTACAG GAATGTGCCATATGACTGGATCAACAAACAAAAGTCGAACCAGCattggttgaagaaggaagggGAGAAGTTCCTCTTTCCTGGCGGTGGCACCATGTTCCCCAACGGTGTCAGTGAATATGTTGATAAGATGCAGGACTTGATCCCTGGAATGAAAGATGGCACGGTTCGGACAGCCATTGATACCGGATGTGGG GTGGCTAGCTGGGGTGGCGATTTACTAGACCGGGGTATTCTCACAGTTTCTCTCGCCCCTAGAGATAACCACGAAGCCCAAGTTCAGTTCGCTCTCGAACGTGGAATTCCTGCAGTTCTGGGCATCATATCAACACAGAGACTTCCCTTCCCTTCCAGCTCTTTCGACATGGCACACTGCTCTCGATGCCTCATTCCATGGACTGAATTCG GGGGAATATACCTCTTGGAGGTGCACCGTATCCTCCGGCCGGGTGGTTTCTGGGTGCTTTCCGGCCCACCAGTAAACTACGAGAACCACTGGAGAGGATGGAATACCACAATCGAAGACCAGAAAACAAATTATGAGAAGTTGCAAGAGCTGCTAACATCAATGTGCTTCAAATTGTACAGCAAAAAAGATGACATTGCTGTCTGGCAGAAGTTATCAGACAGTAGCTGCTACAAGAAGCTCGAAACCCCGGATACATACCCCCCCAAGTGTGACGATGGTACTGAACCGGACTCGGCTTGGTACACTCCCATCCGGCCCTGTGTCGTTGTTCCTGACCAGAAGTATAAAAAGATAGCACTGAATACCCTTGCCAAATGGCCCGAGCGGTTGCACACTGCTCCCGAGCGTGTCTCTGATGTCCGTGGTGGCAGCGATGGCGCTTTCAAGCACGACGATAGCAAATGGAAGACTAGGGCGAAGCACTACAAGAAGTTGGTCCCTGCAATAGGAACTGATAAGATCAGAAATGTAATGGACATGAACACTCTGTATGGAGGCTTCGCTGCTGCCTTGATCGATGCTCCATTGTGGGTGATGAATACCATCTCCTCCTACTCTTCCAACACACTTGGAGTCATCTACGACAGAGGACTGATCGGAACGTATCACGACTG GTGTGAAGCTTTCTCGACTTATCCACGCACATACGATCTTCTTCACCTCGATGGCCTTTTCACTGCTGAGAGCCATAG GTGTGAGATGAAGTATGTTCTGCTTGAGATGGACCGGATTCTGCGTCCCAACGGGTATGCTATCATCCGGGAATCGAGCTACTTCGTGGATGCTGTGGAAGCACTGGCTAAAGGGATGAAATGGGGTTGTCGGAAGGAGGAAACGGAATACGGATCGGAGCAGGAGAAGATCTTAATCTGCCAGAAGAAGCTGTGGTATTCATCTAAGCAGAGCTCAAGGTGA